A DNA window from Haliovirga abyssi contains the following coding sequences:
- a CDS encoding HD domain-containing protein — protein sequence MFNRVKQLIRYVFPNYTGKDENMARKYLDKYEFELFDNMSNYDKKHSINILKDILKDIELKDNKKIIKLALLHDIGKEKDINIVDRILHVILKNNSKLSNHTIKGYEKLKKYNIEMAKLILEHHNKNIKNEELKKFQKLDDNN from the coding sequence ATGTTTAATAGAGTTAAACAATTAATAAGATATGTTTTTCCAAATTATACAGGTAAAGATGAAAATATGGCTAGAAAATATCTTGATAAATATGAATTTGAATTGTTTGATAATATGAGTAATTATGATAAAAAACATAGTATAAATATATTAAAAGATATTTTAAAAGATATAGAATTAAAAGATAATAAAAAAATAATAAAATTGGCTTTGTTGCATGATATAGGTAAAGAAAAAGATATAAATATTGTGGATAGAATTTTACATGTAATATTAAAAAACAATAGCAAATTATCAAATCATACAATAAAAGGATATGAAAAATTAAAAAAGTATAATATTGAAATGGCAAAGCTTATATTAGAACATCACAATAAAAATATTAAAAATGAAGAATTAAAAAAATTTCAAAAGTTAGATGATAATAATTAG
- a CDS encoding pseudouridylate synthase, with the protein MLELDLRKLEKSKKYGYLFWIWYDGTKFTSFDENKNKISVKSEFKRILNELGITWAKGVQQSARTDSNVSATENILYISSNFNGDIIKLKSEFNNIAKNFGIIKIEKTISGLVLPDIVEGRAYEYSYPLSKLNKTIEEIKKICEDLSGEYDVSKFSDEKGKKLKQKIRKVKISYDGEKFIFEGNSFMPKQIRIMLNYIVKGELKPANPKYLTLKNINLKKDIENLFFKQDKTVEIENVLKVEKLKDIYFLYVNKEKRGEIIGKNGKNIKSIKKKLGKVIVKDV; encoded by the coding sequence ATGTTAGAGTTAGATTTAAGAAAATTAGAAAAAAGTAAAAAATATGGATATCTATTTTGGATTTGGTATGATGGAACTAAATTTACATCTTTTGATGAAAATAAAAATAAAATAAGTGTAAAAAGTGAATTTAAAAGAATATTAAATGAATTAGGAATAACTTGGGCAAAGGGAGTTCAGCAATCAGCTAGAACTGATAGTAATGTAAGTGCAACTGAAAATATATTATATATTAGCAGTAATTTTAATGGAGATATTATTAAATTAAAAAGTGAATTTAATAATATAGCTAAAAATTTTGGAATAATAAAAATAGAAAAAACAATTTCAGGATTAGTTTTACCTGACATTGTAGAAGGAAGAGCTTATGAATATAGCTATCCTCTAAGTAAACTTAATAAAACTATAGAAGAGATAAAGAAAATATGTGAAGATTTAAGTGGCGAATATGATGTAAGTAAATTTTCTGATGAAAAGGGAAAAAAATTAAAACAAAAAATTAGGAAAGTAAAAATTAGCTATGATGGAGAAAAGTTTATATTCGAAGGAAATTCTTTTATGCCAAAACAGATTAGAATAATGTTAAATTATATTGTAAAGGGAGAATTAAAACCTGCAAATCCAAAATATTTAACTCTTAAAAATATAAATTTAAAAAAAGATATAGAGAATCTATTTTTTAAGCAGGATAAAACAGTTGAAATAGAAAATGTACTTAAAGTTGAAAAACTAAAAGATATATATTTTTTATATGTAAATAAAGAAAAAAGAGGCGAGATAATAGGTAAAAATGGAAAAAACATTAAATCAATAAAGAAAAAACTTGGGAAGGTAATAGTAAAAGATGTTTAA
- a CDS encoding thymidine kinase yields MHLWFTKGVGWIEAITGSMYSGKSEELIRRLKRAEFANQNIIAFKHSIDNRYDEKKVVSHSKNMIEAIPVSNVESMKKYVNEMENLDVVGIDEAQFFGQGIVEFVEELANSGKRVILAGLDQDFRGEPFHPMPELMAKAEYVDKFNAICVVCGNPASRTQRIIDGEPAYYDDPVIMVGAKDSYEARCRKCHIVKNRDEKNNKLYFIVGTGTEIGKTYATLKLIEEDIKNSNKVMALKPIETGLETFDNYKGSDSYKYSEKLNKKISDINLYFFNKPVSPHMASKLDNKEINIKKIKEKIDENLKNNDIVYTEGAGGLLVPYTEYYTYLDLIKEYKDKSEVIIVTNNSLGTINHTLLTINILKNEGIKIKGLVFNNRNNIKDKEFLNENIRIIEKMSGLNVLKNIEYEGD; encoded by the coding sequence ATGCATTTATGGTTTACAAAAGGAGTAGGATGGATAGAAGCGATAACAGGAAGTATGTATTCTGGAAAAAGTGAAGAACTAATCAGAAGATTAAAAAGAGCAGAATTTGCGAATCAAAATATAATTGCTTTTAAACATTCTATTGATAATAGATATGATGAAAAAAAAGTTGTGTCTCATAGCAAAAATATGATAGAGGCAATTCCTGTATCTAATGTGGAAAGTATGAAAAAATATGTGAACGAGATGGAAAATTTAGATGTAGTGGGAATAGATGAAGCACAATTTTTTGGTCAAGGTATAGTTGAATTTGTAGAAGAGTTGGCTAATTCTGGAAAAAGAGTTATATTAGCAGGACTTGACCAAGATTTTAGAGGAGAACCATTTCATCCTATGCCAGAATTAATGGCAAAAGCAGAATATGTTGATAAATTTAACGCAATATGTGTAGTATGTGGTAATCCAGCTTCAAGAACTCAAAGAATAATAGATGGAGAACCAGCATATTATGATGACCCAGTTATAATGGTAGGAGCTAAAGATTCATATGAAGCTAGATGTAGAAAATGCCATATTGTAAAAAATAGAGATGAAAAAAATAATAAATTATATTTTATAGTTGGGACAGGTACAGAAATAGGAAAAACATATGCTACTTTAAAATTAATAGAAGAAGATATAAAAAATAGCAATAAAGTTATGGCATTAAAACCTATAGAAACAGGACTTGAAACTTTTGATAATTATAAAGGTTCAGACAGTTATAAATATAGTGAAAAATTAAATAAAAAAATATCTGATATTAATTTATATTTTTTTAACAAACCAGTTTCACCTCATATGGCATCAAAATTAGATAATAAAGAGATAAATATAAAAAAAATAAAAGAAAAAATAGACGAAAATTTAAAAAATAATGATATTGTGTATACAGAAGGCGCTGGAGGATTATTAGTACCATATACAGAATATTATACATATTTGGATTTAATAAAAGAATATAAAGACAAATCAGAAGTTATAATTGTAACAAATAATAGTTTAGGAACAATAAATCATACTCTTTTAACGATAAATATTTTAAAAAATGAAGGAATAAAAATAAAAGGATTGGTTTTTAATAATAGAAATAATATAAAAGATAAAGAATTTTTAAATGAAAATATAAGAATTATAGAAAAAATGTCAGGACTAAATGTGTTGAAAAATATTGAATATGAAGGTGATTAA
- a CDS encoding substrate-binding periplasmic protein → MKRRYLVLLMALVLGVMSFGETIKLTNGEWAPFNGAKLKGYGFASDVVTKTFAKVGVDVEYKFFPWKRGYILAQRGNYDGTVSWGKVGDRENYFYFSDEPILSGETVFFYMKGNDFTWDKLEDLKEKRIGGTLGYSYTKSFKNIGKKLDLAHTDLQGFKKLFAGRVDIFILDLDVGLKLIRDNFTKEQQAKFRYNKKPMEKVSYYLLLSKKVSKSKELIKKYNKGFKMLKDSGEYDKMVKALRNGEYE, encoded by the coding sequence ATGAAAAGAAGGTATTTAGTTTTATTGATGGCGTTAGTGTTGGGTGTTATGAGTTTTGGAGAGACGATAAAATTAACAAATGGAGAATGGGCACCTTTTAATGGAGCAAAATTAAAAGGATATGGATTTGCAAGTGATGTGGTAACAAAAACATTTGCAAAAGTAGGAGTGGATGTAGAATATAAGTTTTTCCCTTGGAAAAGAGGTTATATATTAGCTCAAAGAGGTAATTATGATGGAACAGTTTCTTGGGGAAAAGTAGGAGATAGAGAAAATTATTTTTATTTTAGTGATGAGCCAATATTATCAGGAGAAACAGTTTTTTTCTATATGAAAGGAAATGATTTTACTTGGGATAAATTAGAGGATTTAAAAGAGAAAAGAATAGGCGGAACACTGGGATACTCTTATACAAAAAGTTTTAAAAATATTGGGAAAAAATTAGATTTAGCTCATACTGATCTGCAAGGGTTTAAAAAACTATTTGCAGGAAGGGTTGATATTTTTATTCTTGATTTGGATGTTGGATTAAAACTAATAAGAGATAATTTCACAAAAGAACAACAAGCAAAATTTAGATATAATAAAAAGCCGATGGAAAAGGTGAGTTATTATCTTCTTTTATCAAAAAAAGTTTCTAAAAGCAAAGAGTTAATAAAAAAATATAATAAGGGATTTAAAATGTTAAAAGATAGTGGTGAATATGATAAGATGGTAAAAGCTTTAAGAAATGGTGAATATGAATAG
- the cysK gene encoding cysteine synthase A, producing MGKIYNNILELIGKTPIVKLNKINNGNAELYVKIESFNPGGCVKERIAFAMIKAGEKEGLIDKDTVIIEPTSGNTGIGLAMVCAVRGYRLILTMPDTMSRERSSILKAYGAEIVFTPGVEGMKGSINKAAELSKEYKNSFVPSQFENKANPKVHRETTGIEILNDMNNDIDIFVAGVGTGGTITGVGEALKEKLPNVKIVAVEPEGSPILSGGKPGPHKIQGIGAGFLPDVLNVNIFDEVFEVKNEDAFETMRLLAQKEGILAGISSGAAVYAAIEISKRAENSGKKIVVILPDTGERYLSMEIF from the coding sequence ATGGGTAAAATTTACAATAATATATTGGAGCTTATAGGAAAAACTCCAATTGTGAAATTAAATAAAATAAATAATGGGAATGCAGAACTGTATGTAAAAATAGAGTCTTTTAATCCAGGTGGATGTGTGAAAGAGAGAATAGCATTCGCAATGATAAAAGCTGGAGAAAAAGAGGGATTAATTGATAAAGATACAGTTATAATTGAGCCAACAAGTGGAAATACTGGAATAGGACTTGCTATGGTTTGTGCAGTTAGAGGATATAGACTTATATTAACAATGCCAGATACAATGAGCAGAGAGAGAAGTAGTATATTAAAGGCGTATGGAGCAGAAATAGTTTTTACTCCAGGTGTAGAAGGAATGAAAGGTTCAATTAATAAAGCGGCAGAATTATCAAAAGAATATAAAAATAGTTTTGTTCCAAGTCAATTTGAAAATAAAGCTAATCCTAAAGTACATAGAGAAACAACAGGAATAGAAATATTAAATGATATGAATAATGATATAGATATATTTGTAGCAGGAGTAGGAACAGGTGGAACGATAACAGGAGTAGGAGAAGCACTAAAAGAAAAACTTCCAAATGTAAAAATAGTAGCAGTAGAGCCAGAAGGGTCACCAATATTATCAGGAGGAAAGCCTGGGCCTCATAAGATACAAGGAATTGGAGCAGGATTTTTACCTGATGTATTAAATGTAAATATATTTGATGAGGTATTTGAAGTTAAAAATGAAGATGCATTTGAAACAATGAGATTACTAGCACAAAAAGAAGGAATATTAGCAGGAATATCTTCTGGTGCAGCTGTTTATGCGGCAATTGAAATTTCAAAAAGAGCAGAGAACAGTGGGAAAAAAATAGTAGTAATTTTACCAGATACAGGAGAAAGATATTTATCAATGGAAATATTTTAG
- a CDS encoding pilus assembly FimT family protein: MKIKGFTLIELMIVIAIIGILTSVGSAKFDNYLESEKLDKALYKLKYDIVYMQTLKYSSTENYMIEFRKDINGVTVNGLAGESFDYVCFNDKNGDMIPDYTTNEDTNEILKDPLTKKYMMYKFDSKKYSDSLFRNVEIKNVDLYNGSSQKKYKVWFDKLGGLRVRNSSGSDWEDINNSGETNGEPNTDRNFIEFDLILKSSEHKKLIIYPLTVDMLVK; the protein is encoded by the coding sequence GTGAAAATTAAGGGATTTACCTTAATAGAACTTATGATTGTAATTGCTATAATAGGAATATTAACATCAGTAGGTAGTGCTAAATTTGATAATTATTTAGAAAGTGAAAAATTAGATAAAGCATTATATAAACTTAAATATGATATAGTATATATGCAGACTTTGAAATATTCTTCAACTGAAAATTATATGATAGAATTTAGAAAAGATATTAATGGAGTAACTGTAAATGGTTTGGCTGGAGAAAGCTTTGATTATGTATGCTTTAATGATAAAAATGGAGATATGATTCCAGATTATACCACTAATGAGGATACAAATGAAATATTAAAAGACCCATTAACTAAAAAGTATATGATGTATAAATTTGACAGCAAAAAATATAGTGATTCACTATTTAGAAATGTAGAGATAAAAAATGTGGATTTATATAATGGTAGTAGTCAAAAAAAATATAAAGTATGGTTTGATAAATTAGGTGGATTAAGAGTTAGGAATAGCTCTGGTAGTGATTGGGAAGATATAAACAATTCTGGAGAAACAAATGGAGAACCAAATACAGATAGAAATTTTATAGAGTTTGATTTAATATTAAAGAGCAGCGAACATAAAAAATTAATAATATATCCTCTTACAGTAGATATGTTGGTAAAATAA
- a CDS encoding O-acetylhomoserine aminocarboxypropyltransferase/cysteine synthase family protein produces the protein MGKENYSFETLQLHAGQIVDSETRSRAVPIYQTTSYLFDDTQQAADLFALKEAGYIYTRIGNPTTDVLEKRIAALDGGTAALATASGSAAITYAILNIAKAGDEIVAAGTLYGGTYNLFKSTLPKYGIKSTFVNPDNVENFKNAITDKTKALYVETIGNPGANVADLEEIAKIAHENGIPLIVDNTFATPYLCKPIEFGADVVVYSATKFLGGHGTTIGGLIVDGGKFDWEKSGKFPDFTTPDPSYNGIKYADLGGTAYIVKARVQLLRDMGACISPFNSFLLLQGLETLSLRMERHVSNARKIVEFLNENENVSWIKYPELKGSKYEKLSAKYLPKGAGSIFSFGIKGGLEAGKKFINSLELFSHLANVADAKSLVIHPASTTHAQLSEEQQIAAGVAPDLIRLSVGIENIDDLIEDLKQALEKSKG, from the coding sequence ATGGGAAAAGAAAATTATAGTTTTGAGACATTGCAATTACATGCAGGACAAATAGTAGATTCTGAAACAAGGTCAAGAGCAGTTCCAATTTATCAAACAACATCATATCTGTTTGATGATACGCAACAAGCAGCGGACCTGTTTGCATTAAAAGAAGCAGGTTATATCTATACAAGAATAGGGAATCCAACAACTGATGTGCTAGAAAAAAGAATTGCTGCATTAGATGGCGGGACAGCAGCTTTAGCAACTGCGTCAGGATCAGCGGCAATAACATATGCGATTTTAAACATAGCAAAAGCAGGAGATGAAATAGTTGCAGCTGGCACATTATATGGGGGAACATATAATCTTTTTAAATCTACTTTGCCAAAATATGGGATAAAATCAACATTTGTTAATCCTGACAATGTAGAAAATTTTAAAAATGCAATAACAGATAAAACAAAAGCTTTATATGTAGAAACAATAGGTAATCCAGGGGCAAATGTAGCAGATTTGGAAGAAATAGCTAAAATAGCTCATGAAAATGGAATTCCTTTAATAGTTGATAATACATTTGCGACTCCTTATTTATGTAAACCAATAGAATTTGGAGCAGATGTAGTAGTGTATTCAGCTACAAAATTCTTAGGAGGTCATGGAACAACAATAGGCGGATTAATTGTAGATGGAGGTAAATTTGATTGGGAAAAAAGTGGTAAATTCCCTGATTTTACAACACCAGATCCAAGTTATAATGGAATAAAATATGCTGACCTTGGTGGAACGGCATATATAGTAAAAGCAAGAGTACAACTTTTAAGAGATATGGGAGCTTGTATAAGTCCTTTTAATTCATTTTTATTATTACAAGGATTAGAAACATTATCTCTTAGAATGGAAAGACATGTATCAAATGCTAGAAAAATAGTAGAATTTTTAAATGAAAATGAGAATGTAAGTTGGATAAAGTATCCAGAATTAAAAGGAAGCAAATATGAAAAATTATCTGCAAAATATTTGCCAAAAGGAGCAGGTTCAATATTCAGTTTTGGAATAAAAGGTGGATTAGAAGCAGGGAAAAAATTTATTAATAGTTTAGAACTGTTTTCACATCTTGCAAATGTAGCAGATGCAAAATCATTAGTGATACATCCAGCAAGTACGACTCATGCACAACTTAGCGAAGAGCAACAAATCGCAGCAGGAGTAGCACCAGATTTAATAAGATTATCTGTTGGAATTGAAAATATAGATGATTTAATAGAAGATTTAAAACAAGCTTTGGAGAAAAGCAAGGGGTAA